One region of Streptomyces sp. NBC_00442 genomic DNA includes:
- a CDS encoding phosphocholine-specific phospholipase C, giving the protein MSRRRLLALGGGALGAVAAGSLLPPSLQAAMAAGPPAGGMSAVKHVVILMQENRSFDHYFGTLRGVRGFGDRNALQLPDGKTVFEQPGPLGSTVLPFPVRGAAAAQHKDLQYIGALDHSWSGGARAWNDGWMNNWVSAKTSATMAYYDRQDIPLHYELADTFTVCDAYHSSIHSSTSPNRNHLWSGKTGFEPGGARAVGNDAYDEGTHPGYDWGTYAERLEKAGRSWKTYTEWENFTDNQIEFFTTFKAIARKALAKTGGHTFMESFYGAVRDAPGDAERQRLLALLDQGVATLTKAERSLFERALRRVPTGTLAEAFGKDVAAGTLPEVSYLVPSALDSEHPSVSSPVHSATIVYKVLDALGKHPDVWRHTVVLINYDENDGFFDHVPPPVAPPEVTDEQWQGHPTGLGARVPMLVVSPWSVGGYVCSEVFDHTSVIRFLEHRTGVREPNISKWRRTVTGDLTSAFDFTRGRPQPAVTHPGPIPPLSGRWKPVPPVEQHMPVQEEGTRPARPLPYQPDACARVTRGALQVQLSNNGRASAHFALYPYAQEFAAPQHKDVRGTAHWSVPPAAGTDGAYKFTVTGPNGFRREFEGAAATDAAEVTTYLDHHDRDVHLTLRNRGRAPVTFTVRPLGYADEADLRDWRRTVTVKPGRSRTVVHSAADAHGWYDLEVTADGGTAFRRRLMGHIENGRPSVSG; this is encoded by the coding sequence ATCTCGCGGCGACGCCTGCTCGCCCTGGGCGGCGGAGCCCTCGGCGCGGTCGCCGCCGGCTCGCTGCTGCCGCCCTCGCTGCAGGCGGCGATGGCCGCGGGGCCGCCCGCCGGAGGCATGAGCGCGGTCAAGCACGTCGTGATCCTCATGCAGGAGAACCGGTCGTTCGACCACTACTTCGGCACCCTGCGCGGCGTCCGCGGCTTCGGCGACCGCAACGCCCTCCAACTCCCGGACGGCAAGACCGTGTTCGAGCAGCCCGGCCCGCTCGGCAGCACCGTGCTGCCCTTCCCCGTGCGCGGTGCCGCGGCAGCCCAGCACAAGGACCTCCAGTACATAGGCGCCCTCGACCACTCCTGGAGCGGCGGCGCCCGTGCCTGGAACGACGGCTGGATGAACAACTGGGTCTCCGCCAAGACCTCGGCGACCATGGCGTACTACGACCGCCAGGACATCCCGCTGCACTACGAGCTCGCCGACACCTTCACCGTCTGCGACGCCTACCACTCCTCCATCCACAGCTCCACCAGCCCCAACCGCAACCACCTGTGGAGCGGGAAGACCGGGTTCGAGCCGGGCGGCGCGCGGGCCGTCGGCAACGACGCGTACGACGAGGGCACCCACCCGGGGTACGACTGGGGCACCTATGCCGAGCGGCTCGAAAAGGCCGGGCGCAGCTGGAAGACGTACACCGAGTGGGAGAACTTCACCGACAACCAGATCGAGTTCTTCACCACGTTCAAGGCGATCGCCCGCAAGGCGCTCGCCAAGACCGGTGGGCACACGTTCATGGAGTCCTTCTACGGGGCCGTGCGGGACGCTCCCGGCGACGCCGAGCGGCAGCGGCTGCTCGCCCTGCTCGACCAGGGCGTCGCCACCCTCACCAAGGCCGAACGCAGCCTGTTCGAGCGGGCGTTGAGGCGCGTGCCGACCGGCACGCTCGCCGAAGCCTTCGGCAAGGACGTGGCCGCCGGCACCCTGCCCGAGGTCTCCTACCTGGTGCCCTCCGCGCTCGACTCCGAGCACCCGAGCGTCTCCTCGCCCGTGCACAGCGCCACCATCGTCTACAAGGTGCTCGACGCACTCGGCAAGCACCCGGACGTCTGGCGGCACACCGTCGTCCTCATCAACTACGACGAGAACGACGGCTTCTTCGACCACGTCCCGCCGCCCGTCGCCCCGCCCGAGGTGACCGACGAGCAGTGGCAGGGGCACCCGACCGGGCTCGGCGCGCGCGTGCCGATGCTCGTCGTGTCGCCGTGGAGCGTCGGAGGCTACGTCTGCTCCGAGGTCTTCGACCACACCTCCGTGATCCGCTTCCTCGAGCACCGGACCGGAGTGCGCGAGCCCAACATCAGCAAGTGGCGCCGCACCGTCACCGGCGATCTGACCTCTGCCTTCGACTTCACCCGAGGCAGGCCGCAGCCCGCCGTGACCCACCCCGGCCCCATCCCGCCGCTGAGCGGACGCTGGAAGCCCGTGCCGCCCGTCGAGCAGCACATGCCCGTACAGGAGGAGGGCACCCGGCCCGCCCGGCCGCTGCCGTACCAGCCGGACGCCTGCGCGCGCGTCACCCGGGGTGCGCTCCAGGTGCAGCTCAGCAACAACGGCCGGGCCAGCGCCCACTTCGCGCTCTACCCGTACGCCCAGGAGTTCGCCGCGCCGCAGCACAAGGACGTCCGGGGCACCGCGCACTGGAGCGTGCCCCCGGCCGCCGGGACCGACGGGGCCTACAAGTTCACGGTGACCGGGCCCAACGGGTTCCGGAGGGAGTTCGAGGGCGCCGCGGCCACGGACGCCGCAGAGGTGACCACGTATCTCGACCATCACGACCGCGACGTCCATCTGACGCTGCGCAACCGCGGCCGGGCGCCGGTCACCTTCACCGTCCGGCCGCTCGGCTACGCGGACGAGGCCGACCTGCGTGACTGGCGGCGGACCGTCACGGTCAAGCCGGGGCGCAGCCGCACCGTGGTGCACTCCGCCGCCGACGCGCACGGCTGGTACGACCTCGAAGTGACCGCGGACGGCGGCACCGCGTTCCGCAGGCGCCTGATGGGGCACATCGAGAACGGCCGCCCCAGCGTCTCGGGCTGA
- the gatB gene encoding Asp-tRNA(Asn)/Glu-tRNA(Gln) amidotransferase subunit GatB — MTVIDLVSYEDALASYDPVMGLEVHVELGTKTKMFCGCSTELGAEPNSQTCPTCLGLPGSLPVVNAIGVESAVKIGLALNCEIAEWCRFARKNYFYPDMPKNFQTSQYDEPIAFNGYLDVQLEDGEIFRVEIERAHMEEDTGKSLHVGGATGRIHGASHSLLDYNRAGIPLIEIVTKPIEGAGERAPEVAKAYVAELREVIKALDVSEARMDKGQMRCDVNLSLRPHGTEKFGTRSETKNVNSLRSVERAARFEIQRHAAVLSTGGTIVQETRHFHEEDGSTTSGRIKDNAEDYRYFPEPDLVPVAPARAWVEELRSALPEMPRVRRNRLREEWGVTEHDMQSMLNAGAVDPIVATISAGADAAGARKWWMGELARNANEQGVALDELPVTPAQVARVVALVAAGDLNDKLARQVIEGVLAGEGDPDAVVEKRGLKVVSDEGALGAAVDEAIASNAAIADKIRGGKVAAVGALVGAVMKTTRGQADAGRVKQLILAKLGVEG, encoded by the coding sequence GTGACCGTCATTGATCTGGTCTCGTACGAGGACGCCCTCGCGTCGTACGACCCCGTCATGGGCCTCGAGGTCCATGTCGAACTCGGCACCAAAACCAAGATGTTCTGCGGCTGTTCGACCGAGCTGGGCGCCGAGCCCAACTCGCAGACCTGCCCCACCTGTCTCGGCCTGCCCGGCTCGCTCCCGGTCGTCAACGCGATCGGCGTCGAGTCGGCCGTCAAGATCGGCCTCGCGCTGAACTGCGAGATCGCCGAGTGGTGCCGCTTCGCCCGGAAGAACTACTTCTATCCGGACATGCCGAAGAACTTCCAGACCTCGCAGTACGACGAGCCGATCGCCTTCAACGGCTATCTGGACGTCCAGCTGGAGGACGGCGAGATCTTCCGCGTGGAGATCGAGCGCGCCCACATGGAGGAGGACACCGGCAAGTCGCTGCACGTCGGTGGCGCGACGGGCCGTATCCACGGCGCCTCGCACTCGCTGCTCGACTACAACCGCGCGGGCATCCCGCTCATCGAGATCGTCACCAAGCCGATCGAGGGCGCGGGCGAGCGGGCCCCCGAGGTCGCCAAGGCGTACGTGGCCGAGCTGCGCGAGGTCATCAAGGCGCTCGACGTCTCCGAGGCCCGCATGGACAAGGGCCAGATGCGCTGCGACGTGAACCTGTCGCTGCGTCCGCACGGCACCGAGAAGTTCGGCACCCGGTCGGAGACGAAGAACGTCAACTCGCTGCGCTCGGTGGAGCGGGCCGCCCGCTTCGAGATCCAGCGGCATGCGGCCGTGCTGTCCACGGGCGGCACGATCGTGCAGGAGACCCGTCACTTCCACGAGGAGGACGGGTCCACCACCTCGGGCCGCATCAAGGACAACGCCGAGGACTACCGCTACTTCCCCGAGCCGGACCTGGTGCCGGTGGCTCCCGCGCGCGCCTGGGTCGAGGAGCTGCGCTCCGCGCTGCCCGAGATGCCGCGGGTGCGCCGCAACCGGCTCCGCGAGGAGTGGGGCGTCACCGAGCACGACATGCAGTCGATGCTCAACGCCGGCGCGGTCGACCCGATCGTCGCGACGATCTCGGCCGGGGCGGACGCGGCCGGTGCCCGCAAGTGGTGGATGGGCGAGCTCGCCCGCAACGCCAACGAGCAGGGCGTCGCGCTCGACGAGCTGCCCGTCACGCCGGCGCAGGTCGCGCGGGTCGTGGCGCTGGTCGCGGCCGGTGACCTCAACGACAAGCTGGCTCGCCAGGTCATCGAGGGTGTCCTCGCGGGCGAGGGCGACCCCGACGCGGTCGTCGAGAAGCGCGGCCTGAAGGTCGTCTCCGACGAGGGGGCGCTGGGCGCCGCCGTGGACGAGGCGATCGCGTCCAACGCGGCGATCGCCGACAAGATCCGGGGCGGAAAGGTCGCGGCGGTGGGGGCGCTGGTCGGTGCGGTCATGAAGACCACGCGTGGTCAGGCCGACGCGGGTCGTGTGAAGCAGCTGATTCTGGCGAAGCTGGGCGTGGAGGGCTAG
- the gatA gene encoding Asp-tRNA(Asn)/Glu-tRNA(Gln) amidotransferase subunit GatA, with the protein MTDIIKLTAAEIAAKITSGELTAVEVTEAHLARIEAVDEKVHAFLHVDREGALAQARAVDAKRAAGEKLGPLAGVPLALKDIFTTEGIPTTVGSKILEGWIPPYDATLTKRLKAADVVILGKTNMDEFAMGSSTENSAYGPTGNPWDLTRIPGGSGGGSSAALASYEAPLAIGTDTGGSIRQPAAVTGTVGVKPTYGAVSRYGMVAFSSSLDQGGPCARTVLDAALLHEVIAGHDPLDSTSIDAPVPPVVEAARNGSVAGMRVGVVKQFSGEGYQAGVVQRFNESVELLTSLGAEIVELDCPSFDLALSAYYLIAPSECSSNLARFDAMRYGLRVGDDGTKSAEDVTALTREAGFGDEVKRRIILGTYALSSGYYDAYYGSAQKVRTLITRDFEKAFEQVDVIVSPTTPTTAFPIGERADDPMAMYLADLCTIPTNMAGNAAMSLPCGLAPEDGLPVGLQIIAPAMKDDRLYKVGAAVEAAFVEKWGHPLLEEAPSL; encoded by the coding sequence ATGACGGACATCATCAAGCTCACCGCGGCCGAGATCGCCGCGAAGATCACGTCCGGCGAGCTCACCGCCGTCGAGGTCACCGAGGCCCACCTGGCGCGCATCGAGGCCGTGGACGAGAAGGTCCACGCCTTCCTGCACGTCGACCGCGAGGGCGCCCTCGCGCAGGCCCGTGCCGTCGACGCCAAGCGCGCGGCCGGCGAGAAGCTCGGCCCGCTGGCCGGCGTGCCCCTGGCGCTGAAGGACATCTTCACCACCGAGGGCATCCCGACCACCGTCGGCTCGAAGATCCTCGAAGGCTGGATCCCGCCGTACGACGCGACGCTCACCAAGCGCCTCAAGGCCGCCGACGTCGTCATCCTCGGCAAGACCAACATGGACGAATTCGCCATGGGGTCGTCGACGGAGAACAGCGCGTACGGGCCGACCGGCAACCCGTGGGACCTGACCCGTATCCCCGGCGGCTCCGGCGGCGGATCCTCCGCGGCCCTCGCCTCCTACGAGGCGCCGCTCGCCATCGGCACGGACACCGGCGGCTCCATCCGCCAGCCCGCCGCCGTCACCGGCACCGTCGGCGTCAAGCCGACCTACGGCGCGGTCTCCCGCTACGGCATGGTCGCCTTCTCGTCCTCGCTCGACCAGGGCGGGCCCTGCGCCCGTACGGTCCTGGACGCGGCGCTGCTCCACGAGGTCATCGCCGGACACGACCCGCTCGACTCGACGTCCATCGACGCGCCGGTCCCGCCGGTCGTCGAGGCCGCCCGCAACGGCTCGGTGGCCGGGATGCGCGTCGGCGTCGTCAAGCAGTTCTCGGGCGAGGGCTACCAGGCCGGTGTCGTCCAGCGCTTCAACGAGTCGGTCGAGCTGCTCACGTCGCTCGGCGCCGAGATCGTCGAGCTGGACTGCCCGTCCTTCGACCTGGCGCTCTCCGCGTACTACCTGATCGCGCCGTCGGAGTGCTCCTCCAACCTGGCCCGCTTCGACGCCATGCGCTACGGCCTGCGCGTCGGCGACGACGGCACGAAGTCCGCCGAGGACGTCACCGCGCTGACCCGCGAGGCCGGCTTCGGCGACGAGGTCAAGCGCCGCATCATCCTCGGTACGTACGCGCTGAGCTCCGGCTACTACGACGCGTACTACGGCTCCGCCCAGAAGGTCCGCACCCTCATCACGCGCGACTTCGAGAAGGCCTTCGAGCAGGTCGACGTGATCGTCTCGCCGACCACGCCCACCACCGCCTTCCCGATCGGCGAGCGCGCCGACGACCCGATGGCGATGTACCTCGCGGACCTGTGCACCATCCCGACCAACATGGCGGGCAACGCCGCCATGTCGCTGCCCTGCGGCCTCGCGCCGGAGGACGGCCTGCCGGTCGGGCTCCAGATCATCGCCCCCGCCATGAAGGACGACCGCCTGTACAAGGTGGGTGCCGCCGTCGAGGCCGCCTTCGTGGAAAAGTGGGGACACCCGCTGCTCGAGGAGGCTCCGTCGCTGTGA
- the gatC gene encoding Asp-tRNA(Asn)/Glu-tRNA(Gln) amidotransferase subunit GatC, whose amino-acid sequence MPGITREEVAHLARLARLELKGEELDHFAGQLDDIIGAVARVSEVADQDVPPTSHPLPLTNVMRADEVRPSLTPAQALSGAPAQEQQRFKVPQILGED is encoded by the coding sequence ATGCCTGGCATTACGCGCGAGGAGGTCGCCCACCTCGCCCGGCTGGCGCGTCTTGAGCTGAAGGGCGAAGAGCTCGACCACTTCGCCGGACAGCTCGACGACATCATCGGCGCGGTCGCCCGCGTCTCCGAGGTCGCCGACCAAGACGTACCCCCGACCTCCCACCCGCTGCCGCTGACCAACGTCATGCGCGCGGACGAGGTCCGTCCGTCGCTCACCCCCGCGCAGGCGCTCTCCGGCGCCCCGGCCCAGGAGCAGCAGCGTTTCAAGGTGCCGCAGATCCTGGGGGAGGACTAA
- a CDS encoding putative bifunctional diguanylate cyclase/phosphodiesterase, with product MKPTESTAPAVRLRGFTGFSSTLTAVVTGLAGGVLATGAYRAAQQGTALFPGGTTGWSLAVLSGIIVGHLVALGRERWWGGTGSGAALTIAVLLLYGWLPAALVSLAVVVLVGAARRNRWRQGVLHGAVDVVGIGTAGLVLAAFGTVPSVADPWWPTQWSVATAPQIVLAAGAYLLCTRTLLWYALAPRGGLRTVARTALLRQGLVAVALLGIAPLICVVAMSVPVLLPLFAVPLVALDSTLWIARARAEEQLRDPLTGLPNRQWLLERTWTALEEAENTATRSALVLIDLDRFRSVNDTLGHLAGDRLLLQIAERLKTALPRGAEAARLGGDEFAVLLPVCESATSAMRTARGLVAELSSPLDLDGLTLVLEASAGVALFPDHALDAEGLLRRADIAMYQAKRDRTGVEIYESKRDSNTPDRLGLLGDLRRALDAGDVELHYQPKVQFDGQVAGLEALVRWVHPERGRVAPDEFIAIAESSGLMPHLTEYVLDTALAQVARWRAQGLNVPVAVNVSPRDVHTPGFAGAVAARLARHGVPAGALQLEITEHVLLEDPQRAADTLAGLTGHGVKMSLDDFGTGYSSLVHLRRLPVSELKIDRSFVARLAVDNEDAEIVRCTVDLAHSLGLLVVAEGVEDDETWERLRDLGCDAVQGWLVAAAMPPAEATAWLLARGDTGWHRPAEIAAAAAQAEAEAGRASGQPVQ from the coding sequence ATGAAACCGACCGAGAGCACCGCCCCGGCCGTGAGGCTGCGCGGGTTCACGGGCTTTTCGTCCACGCTGACGGCCGTCGTCACCGGCCTCGCGGGCGGGGTCCTCGCCACCGGCGCCTACCGGGCCGCGCAGCAGGGCACCGCCCTGTTCCCCGGCGGCACGACGGGCTGGTCGCTCGCCGTCCTCAGCGGCATCATCGTCGGCCATCTCGTCGCGCTCGGCCGTGAGCGCTGGTGGGGCGGCACGGGCTCCGGAGCCGCCCTCACCATCGCCGTGCTCCTCCTCTACGGCTGGCTGCCGGCCGCCCTGGTCAGCCTCGCCGTGGTGGTCCTGGTCGGCGCGGCCCGGCGCAACCGCTGGCGCCAGGGCGTGCTGCACGGCGCCGTCGACGTCGTCGGCATCGGAACCGCGGGCCTGGTCCTGGCCGCCTTCGGCACCGTCCCCTCCGTCGCCGATCCCTGGTGGCCCACCCAGTGGAGCGTCGCCACCGCCCCCCAGATCGTCCTCGCCGCGGGCGCCTATCTGCTGTGCACCAGGACGCTGCTCTGGTACGCGCTCGCACCCCGCGGCGGCCTGCGGACGGTGGCCCGCACCGCCCTGCTCAGGCAGGGCCTCGTGGCCGTCGCGCTGCTCGGCATCGCCCCGCTGATCTGCGTCGTCGCCATGTCCGTGCCGGTGCTGCTGCCGCTGTTCGCGGTGCCGCTCGTCGCCCTCGACTCGACGCTGTGGATCGCCCGCGCCCGCGCCGAGGAGCAGCTGCGCGACCCGCTGACCGGGCTCCCCAACCGCCAGTGGCTCCTGGAGCGCACCTGGACGGCCCTGGAGGAGGCGGAGAACACCGCCACCCGATCCGCGCTCGTCCTGATCGACCTCGACCGCTTCCGGTCGGTGAACGACACCCTCGGACACCTCGCCGGTGACCGCCTCCTCCTCCAAATAGCCGAACGGCTCAAGACGGCTCTGCCGCGCGGCGCCGAGGCGGCCAGGCTGGGCGGCGACGAGTTCGCCGTGCTGCTGCCCGTCTGCGAGTCCGCGACCAGCGCGATGCGCACCGCCCGCGGGCTGGTCGCCGAGCTGTCCTCGCCCCTCGACCTGGACGGGCTCACCCTCGTCCTCGAAGCCAGCGCCGGTGTCGCCCTCTTCCCCGACCACGCGCTCGACGCCGAAGGGCTGCTGCGCCGCGCCGACATCGCGATGTACCAGGCCAAGCGGGACCGTACGGGCGTGGAGATCTACGAGTCCAAGCGGGACTCCAACACCCCCGACCGCCTTGGCCTGTTGGGCGATCTGCGGCGGGCGCTCGACGCCGGCGACGTGGAGCTGCACTACCAGCCGAAGGTCCAGTTCGACGGGCAGGTCGCGGGGCTCGAAGCGCTGGTGCGCTGGGTGCACCCCGAGCGCGGACGGGTCGCGCCGGACGAGTTCATCGCCATCGCCGAATCCAGCGGGCTCATGCCGCACCTCACCGAGTACGTCCTGGACACCGCGCTCGCGCAGGTGGCGCGGTGGCGGGCGCAGGGGCTCAATGTGCCCGTCGCCGTCAACGTCTCCCCGCGCGACGTCCACACCCCGGGGTTCGCGGGGGCCGTCGCCGCCCGGCTCGCCCGGCACGGCGTACCGGCCGGCGCGCTGCAGCTGGAGATAACGGAACACGTCCTGCTCGAAGACCCGCAGCGGGCCGCCGACACCCTGGCCGGGCTGACCGGGCACGGCGTGAAGATGTCCCTCGACGACTTCGGCACGGGCTACTCCTCGCTGGTGCACCTGCGGCGCCTGCCGGTCAGCGAGCTGAAGATCGACCGGTCGTTCGTCGCCCGGCTCGCCGTCGACAACGAGGACGCCGAGATCGTGCGGTGCACCGTCGATCTCGCCCATTCGCTCGGCCTGCTGGTGGTCGCGGAGGGGGTCGAGGACGACGAGACGTGGGAGCGGCTGCGGGATCTGGGGTGCGACGCGGTGCAGGGGTGGCTGGTGGCCGCGGCTATGCCGCCGGCCGAGGCGACGGCGTGGCTGCTTGCCCGGGGAGACACGGGGTGGCATCGGCCGGCCGAGATCGCCGCGGCGGCCGCCCAGGCCGAGGCCGAGGCAGGCCGAGCCTCGGGCCAGCCCGTCCAGTGA
- the ligA gene encoding NAD-dependent DNA ligase LigA: MAGEQNAVVPAEAREQHALLAEQIEEHRFRYYVRDQPVISDGDFDKLLRSLEALEDEHPELRTPDSPTQKVAGPYATDFASVEHRERMLSLDNAFDDEELAAWSERVAKDVGTAAFHYLCELKVDGLAVNLTYEHGRLTRAATRGDGRTGEDITPNVRTIADIPTRLKGDRIPALVEIRGEVYFPMEAFEGLNARLVEAGDKPFANPRNAAAGSLRQKDPKVTATRPLHMVVHGIGAREGFDIDRLSQAYDLLRGWGLPTARHSKAVKSLEEVRQFIAYMGENRHSVVEHEIDGVVVKLDEIPLQGRLGSTARAPRWAIAWKYAPEEVNTKLVNIRVGVGRTGRVTPYAQVEPVTVAGSEVEFATLHNQEVVKAKGVLIGDTVVLRKAGDVIPEILGPVADLRDGSEYPFEMPAECPECGTALRPMKEGDIDLRCPNAQSCPAQLRERLFYLGGRKSLDIENFGYVAAAALTKPLEPSAPPLLDEGDLFDLTMDQLLPIRAYVLDQDSGLPKRDPKTGEEKTALVFANMNGEPRKNAVSMLENIAAAKERPLARILTGLSIRHVGPVAAEALARAFRSMDRIEQATEEELAAVEGVGGIIAASLKQWFTEEWHQEILRKWKAAGVRMEDESSGEDEGPRPLEGLTVVVTGTLERHTRDGAKEALQSRGAKVTGSVSKKTSFVVVGDSPGSKYDKAMQLKVPVLDEDGFAILLEQGPEAAGEAAVPNAPEGE, from the coding sequence GTGGCTGGCGAACAGAACGCGGTGGTGCCGGCGGAGGCACGGGAGCAGCACGCGCTCCTCGCCGAGCAGATCGAGGAGCACCGTTTCCGGTACTACGTCCGGGACCAGCCGGTCATCAGCGACGGCGACTTCGACAAGCTGCTCCGCTCCCTCGAAGCCCTGGAGGACGAGCACCCGGAGCTCCGCACTCCCGATTCGCCCACCCAGAAGGTGGCGGGCCCCTACGCGACGGACTTCGCCTCGGTCGAGCACCGCGAGCGGATGCTGTCCCTGGACAACGCCTTCGACGACGAAGAACTGGCGGCCTGGTCGGAGCGGGTCGCCAAGGACGTGGGCACGGCCGCGTTCCACTACCTGTGCGAGCTGAAGGTCGACGGCCTCGCCGTGAACCTGACGTACGAGCACGGCAGGCTGACCCGCGCCGCCACCCGCGGCGACGGCCGCACCGGCGAGGACATCACGCCCAACGTGCGCACCATCGCCGACATCCCCACCCGCCTCAAGGGCGACCGCATCCCCGCCCTCGTGGAGATCCGGGGCGAGGTCTACTTCCCGATGGAGGCCTTCGAAGGCCTCAACGCGCGCCTCGTCGAAGCGGGCGACAAGCCGTTCGCCAACCCCCGCAACGCGGCGGCCGGTTCACTGCGCCAGAAGGACCCCAAGGTCACCGCCACCCGGCCGCTGCACATGGTGGTGCACGGCATCGGCGCCCGCGAGGGCTTCGACATCGACCGCCTCTCACAGGCGTACGACCTGCTGCGCGGATGGGGCCTGCCCACCGCCCGGCACAGCAAGGCCGTCAAGTCCCTCGAAGAAGTACGGCAGTTCATCGCCTACATGGGCGAGAACCGGCACTCGGTGGTGGAGCACGAGATCGACGGCGTCGTCGTCAAGCTCGACGAGATCCCCCTCCAGGGCCGCCTCGGCTCCACCGCACGCGCCCCGCGCTGGGCCATCGCCTGGAAGTACGCGCCCGAAGAGGTCAACACCAAGCTCGTCAACATCCGGGTGGGCGTGGGCCGCACCGGCCGCGTCACCCCGTACGCCCAGGTCGAGCCGGTCACCGTGGCCGGCTCCGAGGTCGAGTTCGCCACCCTGCACAACCAGGAGGTGGTCAAGGCCAAGGGCGTCCTCATCGGCGACACCGTGGTGCTGCGCAAGGCGGGCGACGTCATCCCCGAGATCCTCGGCCCCGTCGCCGACCTGCGGGACGGCAGCGAGTACCCCTTCGAGATGCCCGCCGAGTGCCCGGAGTGCGGCACCGCCCTGCGTCCGATGAAGGAGGGCGACATCGACCTGCGCTGCCCCAACGCGCAGTCCTGTCCCGCCCAGTTGAGGGAGCGGCTGTTCTACCTCGGAGGCCGCAAGAGCCTCGACATCGAGAACTTCGGATACGTCGCCGCGGCCGCCCTCACCAAGCCGCTCGAACCCTCGGCGCCCCCGCTGCTCGACGAGGGCGACCTCTTCGACCTGACGATGGATCAACTCCTGCCCATCCGGGCCTATGTCCTGGACCAGGACAGCGGGCTGCCCAAGCGCGACCCCAAGACCGGTGAGGAGAAGACCGCACTCGTCTTCGCCAACATGAACGGCGAGCCCCGCAAGAACGCCGTCTCGATGCTGGAGAACATCGCCGCGGCCAAGGAGCGCCCGCTCGCCCGCATCCTCACGGGGCTCTCCATCCGTCACGTCGGCCCGGTCGCCGCCGAGGCGCTCGCCCGCGCATTCCGCTCCATGGACCGCATCGAGCAGGCCACCGAGGAGGAACTCGCGGCGGTCGAGGGCGTGGGAGGCATCATCGCCGCGTCCCTCAAGCAGTGGTTCACCGAGGAGTGGCACCAGGAGATCCTGCGCAAGTGGAAGGCCGCAGGTGTCCGCATGGAGGACGAGAGCAGCGGCGAGGACGAGGGGCCGCGCCCGCTGGAGGGTCTCACCGTCGTCGTGACCGGAACGCTTGAGCGGCACACCAGAGATGGCGCGAAAGAGGCGCTGCAAAGCCGCGGAGCCAAGGTCACCGGCTCCGTCTCCAAAAAGACATCCTTCGTTGTCGTCGGGGACAGCCCCGGTTCGAAGTACGACAAGGCGATGCAGCTGAAGGTTCCGGTTCTCGACGAGGACGGCTTCGCCATTTTGCTGGAACAAGGGCCTGAAGCAGCTGGGGAAGCCGCGGTGCCCAACGCCCCAGAGGGGGAATGA
- a CDS encoding methionine synthase — protein sequence MSEQSIFPWGPATGVGSMPGGDARETARTVTGSLIGAEGAGGDFPHLAELPARGPGADMIGRTIGLLVEMYGHVEPSGWRVSDRPGRDTRRARSWLGEDLDALEEFTQGYTGPLKVQAVGPWTLAAALELRSGELSLGDPGACRDLAGSLAEGLRGHLADVRRRVPGARVVLQLDEPSLTSVLRGQIRTASGYRTHRAVDRQVVEAALRDVVAVHDGPVVVHSCAPDVPFALLRRTGAAGVSFDFDLLTERDDEQIGEAAESGVKLFVGVVPATDGPLSDPAGSVMGVRTLWRRLGLNPGTVGESVVITPACGMAGASPAHARAALAHCVRAARSLADNPE from the coding sequence GTGAGCGAACAGAGCATTTTCCCCTGGGGGCCCGCCACCGGGGTCGGTTCGATGCCGGGCGGCGACGCGCGGGAGACCGCACGGACCGTCACCGGATCGCTGATCGGCGCCGAGGGGGCGGGCGGAGACTTCCCGCACCTCGCGGAGCTGCCCGCGCGCGGCCCCGGCGCCGACATGATCGGCCGGACCATCGGGCTCCTCGTCGAGATGTACGGACACGTGGAACCCAGCGGCTGGCGCGTCAGCGACCGGCCGGGCCGGGACACCCGGCGGGCCAGGTCCTGGCTCGGCGAGGACCTCGACGCCCTCGAGGAATTCACCCAGGGCTACACCGGGCCCCTGAAGGTGCAGGCCGTCGGGCCCTGGACGCTGGCCGCCGCCCTGGAGCTCAGGAGCGGCGAGCTCTCGCTCGGCGATCCCGGAGCCTGCCGCGACCTCGCCGGATCGCTCGCCGAGGGCCTGCGCGGCCACCTCGCCGACGTACGCCGTCGGGTGCCCGGCGCCCGCGTCGTCCTCCAGCTCGACGAGCCCTCACTCACCTCCGTGCTGCGCGGACAGATCCGTACCGCCAGCGGATACCGCACCCACCGGGCCGTCGACCGGCAGGTCGTCGAGGCCGCCCTGCGCGACGTGGTCGCCGTGCACGACGGGCCCGTCGTCGTCCACTCCTGCGCCCCCGACGTCCCGTTCGCGCTGCTGAGGCGGACCGGCGCGGCAGGGGTGTCGTTCGATTTCGACCTGCTCACCGAGCGTGACGACGAGCAGATCGGTGAGGCCGCCGAGAGCGGCGTCAAGCTCTTCGTCGGAGTGGTGCCCGCCACCGACGGCCCATTGTCAGACCCTGCCGGTAGCGTCATGGGTGTCAGGACGCTGTGGCGCAGGCTGGGGCTGAATCCGGGGACTGTGGGCGAGTCCGTGGTGATCACCCCCGCATGCGGCATGGCGGGCGCGTCCCCGGCCCACGCTCGGGCCGCGCTCGCCCACTGCGTCCGGGCGGCGAGATCGCTCGCGGACAACCCTGAGTGA